From the genome of Leptospira koniambonensis:
AATAAGCTATCACCACAAACAGCAAGGACTAAGCCAAGAAGAGCAGAATGAATTATTCGATTTAGTAATTTCTTCCCAAGAACCTGATCTGGCTGGACTTGCTTATTTCTATTTCAAAGACAAAAAAGAAGGGATCCGAAACATTAAAGTTTTAGATGCAAGCATCGCAAGAAGGATAGAAGAATTTTCCAGAACAGAAGCTGACTTCTTCTTGGATCAATATTCTCTCAGACATCCAATCTTGGACAGATTTTTCTTAGTTAAAAAATGCAAACCAAGAGATTTCGTATTCGAATGGATTTCTGAAGAGAAAAAGAAAAACGGAAGAGAAGAATTAAAAGAAACTCTGCGTGATTCTATCCAAGAAGGAAGTGATGATTCCTTATTTGAACGTTACAAAATCCTAAAAGAACAAGGAATGTCTTATACACTTAGACCATTCGAACTTTTAGTTCTTTGGAATTCCACTGTCGCCGGAGAATTAGATTCTGAAATGATCTCTGTTCGATCCCAAACACCAGGTTCTTATCTAAGCCAAAGAGCAATTGCGGTCCAAGAATTTAAGGATAAAAAGTTTGAAGCTTTCAGAGAGAGATTAGTGCTTACAGGAAGATTTCAATATTCTCCTGAAATGGTTTATCTAAAAGCAATCTCACTTTTGGAAACCGGACCTGTGGAAGAAGGAGTCCAACTCATGGAGTCATTGGTCTACAAATTTCCACAGTCCGATTTTTTAAGATCGGTTTTGGAAAGGTATAAGAGAAAAAGCTGACTTAATAAGGGAAAGCGGTTTTTCCAACGATATTTAAGGTTTTCGAATCCTGTATCGCAAAAGAATAATATAATGAGCCCGTTGTTAAGGCATAGATAGAACGAGCATAAGTATATTTATTCTCGTAGCCGACTCTGCTAGTTCCCGTGTGAGTTCCGGAAGTATCGTAAGATGTAAAGAATACATCCGATAAGCCCGTGGCAGAAACTGGGAACCCATTACCGGATACTGTTCCATACGTATAAACCTGATTCGAGACAAACGCTAGTCCGGCTTGTCGGACGTTTGTATTGTTATATCCAACTGCTTTTGTCCATTGTTTAGCTCCGGAAGGATCATACTGAGCCACATAAGTGTTCATAGTTCCTGGAACAGAAATCCCATCTACAAATCCGGCTCCATCTCTATTGCCCCCCAAATAAACATTTCCACTCGGATCAGTAGTCATACCTGTTGGAATGTACTGATTTACAGTCAGTGCAAAATTTCTAGACCATTGGAAAGCTATATTCGAATCATATTTTGCGATGAATACAGTTCCACTTGTACCTGGCGTAGTTTGTCCCCCTAATGAACCGTATGTGATTCCGGAAAAATAAATATTTCCGCTAGAGTCTAGTGTAAGCCGATCGGCTCGAGTACGTTTTCCACTCGCACCTAATAAAGTCGTCGAAAGTAGATTTCCGTCCGTATCATATTTAATTAGAAAGGCGTCTGAGCTTCCACTAGGAACTTGTCCATTCAAAGTGGTGCTGGTTTCTCCTACCAAAAATACATATCCGTCAGAGTTGACTTGGATTTCGCTTGGAGCGAAGGAAAGGAATTTGGTCCAAACAAAATCTCCGCCTAAATCCAATTTGGTGAGGAAGCGGCAACTTGTTGTGCAGGTTTCACCGCCTACGTTCCCATTGGAGATTCCCAAAATAAATGTGTTACCGAACATATCGACTCCGGCGCTTTTGATCTGTCCTCCCGTTCCAGGCTTATCTACGAGTATAGTAATCCAATCTCTACATGTTGCAGTATTAGAAAATTTCATTACAAAAGGCATAGTATAACCATTTGGATTTTTACCTCCAAGATTATCCGAGGTTTCGCCGATTATAAATATTCTGTCGCCGAAATTAGCTAGGATCTTTAGAGGGTCAGTATTTTTATGCCCCAAAGGATCTGAACTAAGGACGCAGTCAGGCTCTATATATGGATCTTCGACAGGACTAGAGAACATGGTCGCCAATAGAGGAAGAAAATCATTACCACCATTTGGGGAACTGCAGAAGTTTAATAAAAGTAATACGAAAAGAAGAAGTGTTCGGTTGAAGAAAGATCTCATATATATATTCAATGTATTCTAATGCTTGAAATTCCGGACAAAGTATCCGAATTTAAATGAAAAATAACGTTCTTTGTGGAGCGAGTGATTTTTAAGGTTCTTGCTCTGATTCTTCATAAGTTCCTGTCTATAGCTTTATCCCAAATCGAAGTTTTCTCCCCCAAATTGGTCAAAAAATAGAAGGAGAATTTCCTTGCCTTAGAACTGTACTTCTTCTAAAATTTGCCTAAGACCCTATGGCCATCACCCAAGAGCAAATCCTAGAACTCCAACGTCATCAAAAGATGATCCAACAATTGGAGAAGATCATAAGACTTTCCAAAAACGACGAGCAGAAGTATAGGGCCACTAGGGATTTGGATAAATACAGAAACCGGATGAGGGAAATTTCTCCAGAGGGGATTCCAGACAATCTCGAAACTGCCGCAGAGCAGATCCGTATGTTCCGTGAAAATCCAGATGCAGCGGGAAGGATCTTGGCCAAGTATCCGATCATGAAAATTTCTCCAAACTCTAACGATACTGAGGTGAATCAGATCGGGACTTGGATCAATGTATTGGATCGGGAATATCTTCCTATATTAAATGAAACTCATATTCGTTTCGACTTCTCACATGGAAATGAGAAGGACGGAGTGGTCAAACATATGGAGAATATCCGTCGGAACATCAAGGTTTTGACGGAAACCATAGAAGAATACCAAGCTGCTGAAAAACAAGATTTCAGAGAGCAGCTAAGCCGGATGAAGAATAAACAGACCCGTATTTTTATCGCAGAAGCTTTTGAAATGTTCCAAAAGTTTAATGAATTCCTCTCCAAGGTCTTGGGAGAATTTAAAGCAGGCGGGGGAGTGATTATGAACATAGAAGATAATATCACTTTTAATTCTCGTTTTGAGAAGGCGACTGAGTTGGAAGGTAAATCCATTCCAGAGGCCTTGGATGAATTTAGGGAATTCACCGCAGAAGTTTTGGATCGGATCAACGTTCCGAATATAAAACATTAAGATCCGAATTTTTTAGATCTTCTACAGAACTAAATTCTATAAATTTACTCATGACCTATACGATCAGAAAACTTTCTTCTAATGAAACTCCGCCTATGGATCTTCTTCTTCTCGCAGATCCGAATGAAAAAATTATACAGTCGTATTGGGACAGAGCCAACTGCTATATACTCGAGTCTGGAAATTCGGAAGTTTTAGGAGTTTACGTACTTTTGACGACTCGTCCTGGAACTTCTGAGATCATTAATGTAGCAGTGAAAGAAGGAGAACAAGGCAAGGGGTTTGGGAAAAAATTGGTGCTTCATGCGATTTCCCAGGCAAGAGAAGACGGTTTTCATACCCTCGAAATTGGGACAGGCAATGCAGGGATTGGCCAATTGGGTTTGTACCAAAAATGCGGATTTAGAATTACTGGGATCGATTTCGATTTTTTTACCAAAAATTATCCTGAACCGATCTATGAGAACGGGATCCACTGCCGGGACATGATCCGACTGAGTCTGGATCTGTAAAAATAGCTTCCAGTTTAAAAAATTCCTTTTCGGAAGGGGCGGGTCCGGTTTATTAGTGTATAAACCGAAAACCTGCGGTCTTTCGCAAATAGGATTTTATATTCATGGCACTTGTTAAGAACTCCTCCGAAGTTACAAACTCCACAATCGGCGAAAATTCCTACTTTAACGGAAAATTCTTCATCAATGGATCCTTAAAGATTGATGGAAAGTTCGAAGGAAAATCTCTCCAAGCGGAACAATTGTATATCGGAGCTTCCGGTAAAGTTCGCACAAACATCACTGCTGCCAGCGTCATTGTAGAAGGTATCGTAATCGGAAATATCACCGCTCGTAACAGAGTAATGCTTCTTCCTACCTCCAGAATTTTGGGAGATATCCGCACACCGGAATTGATCATCCAAAACGGAGTGGTACTCGAAGGACGTTGTATCATTTCCAGCGACCTCAAACATTCCAATAAAGATCATATCGAATTAGAATACGCTAAAGACTCTCTAACCTTAGAAAGACTTTTCGGTAAACAAACAACAGCTAAGGAAGCTTAAATCTCAGGTTAATAGGCCTTGATTCCCATCCTTATCACAGAGGGAGACCCTTGTGGGATCGGGCCGGAAATTCTTCAAATGTCTTGGGAGAAGTTAAAAACCTTCTCCGGGCAAAAACAAATTCTACTTATTAGTTCTACTTCTTCTCTTTCTTATCCTGGTTGGCAGGAAATCAAAGATCCATTTTCGATCCATTCTCCTGGACTGTATCTTTGGAGAACGAATTCTCTTTCTTCTTCTGAACAAAAATCTTTGGTGATCGGAAAGCCTGGCCCAATGTCGGGAAAGGCTGCATTTGCAAGTCTGGAAGAAGCGGTCCGCATCCAAAAGAAAATCGGGGGCAATCTAA
Proteins encoded in this window:
- a CDS encoding SBBP repeat-containing protein, producing MRSFFNRTLLLFVLLLLNFCSSPNGGNDFLPLLATMFSSPVEDPYIEPDCVLSSDPLGHKNTDPLKILANFGDRIFIIGETSDNLGGKNPNGYTMPFVMKFSNTATCRDWITILVDKPGTGGQIKSAGVDMFGNTFILGISNGNVGGETCTTSCRFLTKLDLGGDFVWTKFLSFAPSEIQVNSDGYVFLVGETSTTLNGQVPSGSSDAFLIKYDTDGNLLSTTLLGASGKRTRADRLTLDSSGNIYFSGITYGSLGGQTTPGTSGTVFIAKYDSNIAFQWSRNFALTVNQYIPTGMTTDPSGNVYLGGNRDGAGFVDGISVPGTMNTYVAQYDPSGAKQWTKAVGYNNTNVRQAGLAFVSNQVYTYGTVSGNGFPVSATGLSDVFFTSYDTSGTHTGTSRVGYENKYTYARSIYALTTGSLYYSFAIQDSKTLNIVGKTAFPY
- a CDS encoding GNAT family N-acetyltransferase, which translates into the protein MTYTIRKLSSNETPPMDLLLLADPNEKIIQSYWDRANCYILESGNSEVLGVYVLLTTRPGTSEIINVAVKEGEQGKGFGKKLVLHAISQAREDGFHTLEIGTGNAGIGQLGLYQKCGFRITGIDFDFFTKNYPEPIYENGIHCRDMIRLSLDL
- a CDS encoding bactofilin family protein; its protein translation is MALVKNSSEVTNSTIGENSYFNGKFFINGSLKIDGKFEGKSLQAEQLYIGASGKVRTNITAASVIVEGIVIGNITARNRVMLLPTSRILGDIRTPELIIQNGVVLEGRCIISSDLKHSNKDHIELEYAKDSLTLERLFGKQTTAKEA